The following proteins are encoded in a genomic region of Pseudodesulfovibrio mercurii:
- a CDS encoding tetratricopeptide repeat protein — MTETSDARTHGAILDLVREVEREAPGGAETLYMAAMLADSPLPYDFVLSVDGTPHNPALVNPAAAFFAATAIMDPLVNRGLVEADADEQAFALPGDVRAALRAGLDREQTAEWAGRAVYALNLSLPDADPQNWPLTEWLLPHVLACRDLAVDPGVPTAAANRVLHQAGFSLHFQGRHREAAELLEAAMAVDVAVKGGHHPDIAADLEGLATVYRAGGDLVRAEAAFRACLDLQGEIFTANHPATAPVLNGLALVLWERGDAAGAEAALDGCLDVLRAAGEERGPARAACLHDKALLLDALDRSAEGLRLAQDCLALTTDLYGGHHPETAAAHDLVGRLCRGLGRDDEAETHFRAGVDVRSRVFGQDHPETGRALCDLALFLDERRREAEALDCFERGFEAWEEWLGPDRPLSGEALDHLIAFLERTASSASPLRERALARLKRIVEQAG, encoded by the coding sequence GTGACGGAGACATCCGACGCCCGCACCCATGGGGCCATCCTGGACCTGGTCCGGGAGGTGGAGCGGGAGGCCCCCGGCGGGGCCGAGACCCTGTACATGGCCGCCATGCTGGCCGACTCCCCCCTGCCCTACGACTTCGTCCTGTCCGTGGACGGCACCCCGCACAACCCGGCCCTGGTCAATCCGGCGGCCGCCTTTTTCGCGGCCACGGCCATCATGGACCCCCTGGTCAACCGGGGACTGGTGGAGGCGGACGCGGACGAACAGGCCTTTGCCCTGCCCGGGGACGTGCGCGCGGCCCTGCGCGCCGGGCTCGACCGCGAGCAGACGGCCGAGTGGGCCGGGCGGGCCGTCTACGCCCTGAACCTGTCCCTGCCCGACGCGGACCCGCAGAACTGGCCCCTGACCGAGTGGCTCCTGCCCCACGTCCTGGCCTGCCGCGACCTGGCCGTTGATCCCGGCGTGCCCACGGCCGCCGCCAACCGGGTCCTGCACCAGGCGGGCTTCTCCCTCCATTTCCAGGGCCGCCACCGGGAGGCCGCAGAGCTCCTGGAGGCGGCCATGGCCGTGGACGTGGCCGTCAAGGGCGGCCATCACCCGGATATCGCCGCCGACCTCGAGGGGCTGGCCACGGTCTACCGGGCCGGAGGGGACCTGGTCCGGGCCGAGGCGGCCTTCCGGGCCTGCCTGGACCTGCAGGGCGAGATCTTTACCGCCAACCATCCGGCCACGGCCCCGGTCCTGAACGGCCTGGCCCTGGTTCTCTGGGAGCGCGGCGATGCGGCCGGGGCCGAAGCCGCCCTGGACGGCTGCCTGGACGTGCTCCGCGCGGCGGGCGAGGAGCGCGGTCCGGCCCGGGCCGCCTGCCTGCACGACAAGGCCCTGCTCCTGGATGCGCTCGACCGGTCCGCCGAGGGGCTGCGTCTGGCCCAGGACTGCCTGGCCCTGACCACGGACCTGTACGGCGGGCACCATCCCGAGACCGCCGCGGCCCACGACCTGGTCGGGCGTCTCTGCCGGGGGCTGGGCCGGGACGACGAAGCCGAGACCCATTTCCGCGCCGGGGTGGACGTCCGCAGCCGCGTCTTCGGTCAGGACCATCCCGAGACCGGCCGGGCTCTGTGCGACCTGGCCCTGTTCCTGGATGAACGGAGGCGGGAGGCGGAGGCCCTGGACTGCTTCGAGCGCGGGTTCGAGGCCTGGGAGGAGTGGCTCGGCCCGGACCGCCCCCTGAGCGGGGAGGCCCTGGACCATCTGATCGCCTTTCTGGAACGGACCGCGTCCTCGGCCTCGCCCCTGCGCGAGCGGGCCCTGGCGCGTCTCAAACGGATCGTGGAGCAAGCGGGGTAG
- a CDS encoding nitroreductase family protein yields the protein MFADKDICKRCGACLDECPFDLIVEDREGFPKLRPAAKKTCINCGHCVAVCPVGAVTLPEMPAVTPGLAPAQCVALDRDLKLTPAQADQFLAGRRSVRTYRDKPVPEEVLNHLFSVSAFAPSAKNGQPAHWIVTRTPQATRRLAGMTVEYMATNSIMPGVVKNWARGVDKILHGAPHVAVAHAPEDGFNPAEDCALAAAYLELAAHAHGLGACWAGFLMEVAEGCCNIRRELGIPEGHGVYAALMLGYPKYRYKRIPTRKTVEIDWLE from the coding sequence ATGTTTGCCGACAAGGATATCTGCAAGCGCTGCGGCGCGTGTCTGGACGAGTGTCCCTTCGACCTCATCGTCGAGGACCGCGAGGGCTTTCCCAAGCTCCGACCCGCCGCCAAAAAAACCTGCATCAATTGCGGCCACTGCGTGGCGGTCTGCCCGGTGGGGGCCGTGACCCTGCCCGAGATGCCCGCCGTGACCCCGGGCCTGGCCCCGGCCCAGTGCGTCGCCCTCGACCGCGACCTGAAGCTGACCCCGGCCCAGGCCGACCAGTTCCTGGCCGGGCGGCGCTCGGTGCGCACCTACCGGGACAAGCCCGTGCCCGAGGAGGTCCTCAACCACCTCTTCTCCGTGTCCGCGTTCGCGCCCAGCGCCAAGAACGGCCAGCCCGCCCACTGGATCGTGACCCGCACGCCCCAGGCCACCCGGCGGCTGGCGGGCATGACCGTTGAGTACATGGCCACCAACTCCATCATGCCCGGCGTGGTCAAGAACTGGGCGCGCGGCGTGGACAAGATCCTGCACGGCGCGCCCCACGTGGCCGTGGCCCACGCCCCGGAGGACGGCTTCAACCCGGCCGAGGACTGCGCCCTGGCCGCCGCCTACCTCGAACTCGCGGCCCACGCCCACGGCCTGGGCGCCTGCTGGGCCGGCTTTCTCATGGAGGTCGCCGAGGGCTGCTGCAACATCCGCAGGGAACTGGGCATCCCGGAAGGACACGGGGTGTACGCCGCGCTGATGCTCGGCTATCCGAAGTACCGCTACAAGCGGATACCGACCAGGAAGACCGTCGAGATCGATTGGCTGGAGTAG
- a CDS encoding flagellar hook protein FlgE has protein sequence MSFGSMYVGATGVIAHSQGMSVLANNLANVNTIGYKRSDILFGDLISQQVATGGALYDNGDVRINQMGMGVAVSAIRGIFTEGALSETTEATDLAISGQGFFGVNDPSGTIRGASHYTRAGDFRFDNEAYLVNSEGYRLQGFAYDRETGEWATAVSDVQLPYEDVDVDGQTARVVRSQPFATTSVEVVTRLDHSAASQISNEDNPFFAMLEAYTANQSNAASPFGDGLPQYSTAIDVYDEDGNSYEMNIYFDPVETTNLSNAVPGYSYWEYLIAMPEDSDASAAFGTSAAGLAGLGVLTFNAQGALIDQSAFTLDPAGTSAAGGTSLSSWVPATFSDDGLPQFNYLFGSNGAATGGVSTIAYDFGINSDTASWTTGGASNAAAVGTNVNALPGLDATNRDARVTTSYDLPSATLYNIQDGYTWGYLNYVSVDEEGILSGHFTNGQTEELYQVAVYKFNSPWGLRRDGGTNFVATEASGTAMVGTAGDRGRGIINQNSLEESNVDMSTEFSNMILTQRGYQANTKVITTADSMLNTLISIKR, from the coding sequence ATGAGTTTCGGAAGCATGTACGTGGGCGCCACCGGCGTGATCGCCCACAGCCAGGGCATGTCGGTCCTGGCCAACAACCTGGCCAACGTCAACACCATCGGCTACAAGCGCTCGGACATCCTGTTCGGCGACCTCATCAGCCAGCAGGTGGCCACGGGCGGCGCCCTGTACGACAACGGCGACGTGCGCATCAACCAGATGGGCATGGGCGTGGCCGTGTCCGCCATCCGGGGCATCTTCACCGAGGGCGCCCTGTCCGAGACCACCGAGGCCACGGACCTGGCCATCTCGGGCCAGGGGTTCTTCGGGGTCAACGACCCCTCGGGGACCATCCGGGGGGCGTCGCACTACACCAGGGCCGGGGATTTCCGCTTCGACAACGAGGCCTACCTGGTCAACTCGGAGGGGTACCGGCTCCAGGGCTTCGCCTACGACCGGGAGACCGGCGAGTGGGCCACCGCCGTGTCCGACGTGCAGCTGCCCTACGAGGACGTCGACGTGGACGGCCAGACCGCCCGCGTGGTCCGCTCCCAGCCCTTCGCCACCACCTCGGTGGAGGTCGTCACCCGGCTCGACCATTCGGCCGCCAGCCAGATCTCCAACGAGGACAACCCGTTCTTCGCCATGCTGGAGGCGTACACCGCCAACCAGAGCAACGCGGCCTCGCCCTTCGGCGACGGCCTGCCGCAGTATTCCACGGCCATCGACGTGTACGACGAGGACGGCAACAGCTACGAGATGAACATCTATTTCGACCCGGTGGAGACCACCAACCTGTCCAACGCCGTGCCCGGCTACTCCTACTGGGAATATCTCATCGCCATGCCCGAGGACTCGGACGCGTCCGCGGCCTTCGGCACTTCGGCGGCCGGTCTGGCGGGGTTGGGGGTGCTGACCTTCAACGCCCAGGGTGCGCTCATCGACCAGTCCGCCTTCACCCTGGACCCGGCGGGCACCTCGGCGGCGGGCGGCACCAGCCTGTCCTCCTGGGTCCCGGCCACCTTCAGCGACGACGGGTTGCCGCAGTTCAACTACCTCTTCGGCAGCAACGGCGCGGCCACGGGCGGGGTCTCGACCATCGCCTACGATTTCGGGATCAATTCCGACACCGCCTCCTGGACCACGGGCGGGGCCAGCAACGCGGCGGCCGTGGGCACCAATGTGAACGCGCTCCCCGGCCTGGACGCCACCAACCGCGACGCCCGCGTGACCACCAGCTACGACCTGCCGTCCGCCACCCTGTACAACATCCAGGACGGCTATACCTGGGGTTACCTCAACTACGTCAGCGTGGACGAGGAGGGCATCCTGAGCGGCCACTTCACCAACGGACAGACCGAGGAGCTGTACCAGGTGGCGGTCTACAAGTTCAACAGTCCGTGGGGGCTCAGGCGCGACGGCGGGACCAACTTCGTGGCCACCGAGGCCTCGGGCACGGCCATGGTCGGCACGGCCGGGGACCGGGGGCGCGGGATCATCAACCAGAACTCCCTGGAGGAGAGCAATGTGGACATGAGCACGGAGTTCTCCAACATGATCCTGACCCAGCGCGGCTACCAGGCCAACACCAAGGTCATCACCACCGCGGATTCCATGCTGAACACGCTCATCTCCATCAAGCGCTAG
- a CDS encoding FmdE family protein, which produces MNIGQYTFEEFKQKAKEFHGYPAPGLLIGGYMVEAAKARLPEGTLFEAMVESGKCLPDAVQLLTLCSTGNNWMKVKLLGRYAVSLYDKFTGKGFRVAIDQEKLKLWPEIHDWFMKEKPKAEQDTERLFREIEEAGDTICSIRPVTIAKKYLGHGHMTTIDVCPVCGEAYPSSDGSICRGCQGEAPYESMEGAVCADDAPDLKVMPVEQAVGRKAVHDMTGIRPGESKGPITKAGDILGIGDVCRLQRIGKFNVYDAEAIPGDEWVHENDAVKAFAKRMAGPGITYDADPEEGKINFFADRDGMLSIDLDALSRFNLSPDVMLATRHDGSLMPKGKGVAGTRAIPLYISRDRFSRALTALGEGPVLSVLPLKAAKVGILVTGTEVFQGLIEDKFIPIISSKVIKLGCTVHMTDIVPDEREAITNAAKAMLNGECDLIVTTAGMSVDPDDVTRAALVDAGLHADHYGVPMLPGTMTLVGKLRKADIIGVPACALFYKTTAFDVVLPRVLAGQELRRKDLARLGEGGFCMNCKTCSFPKCPFGK; this is translated from the coding sequence ATGAACATCGGACAGTACACCTTTGAGGAATTCAAGCAAAAGGCCAAGGAATTTCACGGCTATCCCGCTCCGGGCCTGCTCATCGGCGGGTACATGGTGGAGGCGGCCAAGGCCCGGCTGCCCGAGGGCACCCTGTTCGAGGCCATGGTCGAGTCCGGCAAGTGCCTGCCCGACGCGGTCCAGCTCCTGACCCTGTGCTCCACGGGCAACAACTGGATGAAGGTCAAACTGCTCGGGCGCTACGCCGTGTCCCTGTACGACAAGTTCACGGGCAAGGGGTTCCGGGTGGCCATCGACCAGGAGAAACTCAAGCTCTGGCCCGAGATCCACGACTGGTTCATGAAGGAGAAGCCGAAGGCCGAGCAGGACACGGAACGGCTCTTCCGCGAGATCGAGGAGGCCGGGGACACCATCTGCTCCATCCGGCCCGTGACCATCGCCAAGAAATACCTCGGCCACGGCCACATGACCACCATCGACGTCTGCCCGGTCTGCGGCGAGGCCTACCCCAGTTCGGACGGCTCCATCTGCCGGGGCTGCCAGGGCGAGGCCCCCTATGAATCCATGGAGGGGGCCGTCTGCGCCGACGACGCCCCGGACCTCAAGGTCATGCCCGTGGAACAGGCCGTGGGCCGGAAGGCGGTCCACGACATGACCGGCATCCGGCCCGGCGAGTCCAAGGGACCCATCACCAAGGCGGGCGACATTCTCGGCATCGGCGACGTCTGCCGGTTGCAGCGCATCGGCAAGTTCAACGTCTACGACGCCGAGGCCATCCCCGGCGACGAGTGGGTCCACGAGAACGACGCGGTCAAGGCGTTCGCGAAACGCATGGCCGGGCCGGGCATCACCTATGACGCCGATCCCGAGGAGGGCAAGATCAACTTCTTCGCCGACCGCGACGGCATGCTGTCCATCGACCTGGACGCCCTCTCCCGGTTCAACCTCTCCCCGGACGTCATGCTGGCCACCCGGCACGACGGCTCGCTCATGCCCAAGGGCAAGGGCGTGGCCGGGACCAGGGCCATCCCCCTGTACATCTCCCGCGACCGGTTCTCGCGCGCCCTGACCGCGCTGGGCGAGGGCCCGGTCCTGTCCGTGCTGCCGCTCAAGGCGGCCAAGGTCGGCATCCTGGTCACCGGCACCGAGGTCTTCCAGGGGCTCATCGAGGACAAGTTCATCCCGATCATCTCGTCCAAGGTCATCAAGCTCGGCTGCACCGTGCACATGACCGACATCGTGCCGGACGAGCGCGAGGCCATCACCAACGCGGCCAAGGCCATGCTCAACGGCGAGTGCGATCTGATCGTGACCACGGCGGGCATGTCCGTGGACCCGGACGACGTGACCCGCGCGGCCCTGGTGGACGCCGGGCTGCACGCCGACCACTACGGCGTGCCCATGCTGCCCGGCACCATGACCCTGGTGGGCAAGCTCCGCAAGGCGGACATCATCGGGGTCCCGGCCTGCGCCCTGTTCTACAAGACCACGGCCTTCGACGTGGTCCTGCCCCGCGTGCTCGCCGGGCAGGAGCTGCGCCGCAAGGATCTGGCGCGGCTGGGCGAGGGCGGGTTCTGCATGAACTGCAAGACCTGCTCCTTCCCCAAGTGCCCCTTCGGCAAGTAG
- a CDS encoding Hpt domain-containing protein has product MRDLFDSQQFLASLAHDRELGVELIDAFLEDCPRRVAELIEALDGGDAVQATKLAHSLKGMCGVVRADVLVGLALEMEYAGRDGNLDRVREKLDAFTGKLDMARERMLDFRNLG; this is encoded by the coding sequence ATGCGGGATTTGTTCGACAGCCAGCAGTTTCTGGCCAGTCTGGCCCACGACCGGGAGTTGGGCGTGGAACTCATCGACGCCTTTCTCGAGGACTGCCCCAGGCGCGTGGCCGAGCTGATCGAGGCCCTGGACGGCGGGGACGCGGTCCAGGCGACCAAGCTGGCCCACTCGCTCAAGGGCATGTGCGGCGTGGTCCGCGCCGACGTCCTGGTCGGGCTGGCCCTGGAAATGGAATATGCCGGGCGGGACGGGAACCTGGACCGGGTCCGCGAAAAGCTCGACGCGTTCACCGGCAAGCTGGACATGGCCAGGGAACGCATGCTCGATTTCCGGAACCTCGGCTGA
- a CDS encoding 3D domain-containing protein produces MRILFNYTITPVLCAALVIMAVVVVVKQQKIDDLSHRLVLAQKTAEARKVMVEEVRLLQKAKMSPVRTVTVTAYNPSTDQCDDDPLMAASMRKVRTGTIAVSRDLFDQGWVFGRKVRIEGLGIFEINDLMNKRYHQRIDIFMWDESQAREFGRKNIKAALLDI; encoded by the coding sequence ATGCGAATACTCTTCAATTACACGATCACCCCGGTCCTGTGCGCGGCCCTGGTGATCATGGCCGTGGTGGTCGTCGTCAAGCAACAGAAGATCGACGACCTGTCCCACCGCCTGGTACTGGCCCAAAAGACGGCCGAAGCGCGCAAGGTCATGGTCGAGGAGGTCCGCCTCCTGCAAAAGGCCAAGATGTCCCCGGTTCGCACGGTGACCGTGACCGCCTACAATCCCTCCACCGACCAGTGCGACGACGACCCGCTCATGGCCGCGTCCATGCGCAAGGTCCGCACCGGCACCATCGCGGTATCCCGCGACCTCTTCGACCAGGGCTGGGTGTTCGGCCGCAAGGTCCGCATCGAGGGCCTCGGCATCTTCGAGATCAACGACCTCATGAACAAGCGCTATCATCAGCGCATCGACATCTTCATGTGGGACGAATCCCAAGCCCGCGAGTTCGGGCGCAAGAACATCAAGGCGGCGCTGCTCGATATCTAG
- a CDS encoding OmpH family outer membrane protein codes for MKRILPLLFVALLALGLSACNQEPSAKIGIVDEAAAFKDNKLATEAMAHLQEMGKPLQEKAEAAYKAMQANQTEETVAAYKLAMGELQNTMTAEQQRIVGMVDAKFNEVLETYRKEKGLTAILSKQAVIASDDAVDITKDIVAAMNKVTMDFSLPEAPKAEAPAPAAEQAAPAAAPAPAPAADQAPAKAAE; via the coding sequence ATGAAACGGATTCTTCCCCTGCTCTTCGTCGCCCTCCTGGCCCTGGGACTGAGCGCCTGCAACCAGGAGCCGTCGGCCAAGATCGGCATCGTGGACGAGGCCGCCGCCTTCAAGGACAACAAGCTGGCCACCGAGGCCATGGCCCACCTCCAGGAGATGGGCAAGCCCCTCCAGGAAAAGGCCGAGGCCGCGTACAAGGCCATGCAGGCCAACCAGACCGAAGAGACCGTGGCCGCCTACAAGCTGGCCATGGGTGAACTCCAGAACACCATGACCGCCGAGCAGCAGCGCATCGTCGGCATGGTCGACGCCAAGTTCAACGAGGTCCTGGAGACCTACCGCAAGGAAAAGGGGCTGACCGCCATCCTGAGCAAGCAGGCCGTGATCGCCTCCGACGATGCCGTGGACATCACCAAGGACATCGTGGCCGCCATGAACAAGGTCACCATGGACTTCTCCCTGCCCGAGGCCCCCAAGGCCGAGGCTCCGGCCCCGGCGGCCGAACAGGCCGCTCCGGCGGCTGCGCCCGCCCCGGCTCCGGCAGCGGACCAGGCCCCGGCCAAGGCCGCGGAATAG
- a CDS encoding GGDEF domain-containing protein: MDRSATARPTARHKALYALSVAALALLLCACFGVVYSLRLHPDADRDRLLHLAYLCMAGGFLVLAAQGLLVFKKILAPMGRDAARADELAELVERLAVLDSLTQAYNRGKFEEIITRELDNVRRYGLDLSGIMLDVDGFRAINQLHGYYAGDRLLANLAHYLDAQLRSNDFLFRWHGGKFIILCPHTDIDRAAIVAEKIRMLVGHKLFGGKVRMFLSLGVVQAEEEDTAETLMQRLQAGLAASKNGGRNQVTVVRVPLFSY; the protein is encoded by the coding sequence ATGGACCGTTCCGCCACCGCACGACCCACGGCGCGCCACAAGGCGCTGTACGCCTTGAGCGTCGCGGCCCTGGCCCTGCTCCTGTGCGCCTGCTTCGGGGTGGTCTACAGCCTGCGCCTCCATCCGGACGCGGACCGCGACCGGCTCCTGCACCTGGCCTACCTGTGCATGGCGGGTGGGTTCCTGGTGCTCGCGGCCCAGGGGCTGCTGGTCTTCAAGAAGATTCTGGCCCCCATGGGCCGGGACGCGGCCCGCGCCGACGAACTGGCCGAGCTGGTGGAGCGGCTGGCGGTCCTGGACTCCCTGACCCAGGCCTACAACCGGGGCAAGTTCGAGGAGATCATCACCCGGGAGCTGGACAACGTCCGGCGCTACGGCCTGGACCTGTCCGGAATCATGCTCGACGTGGACGGATTCCGGGCCATCAACCAGCTCCACGGCTACTACGCCGGCGACCGGTTGCTGGCCAACCTGGCCCACTACCTGGACGCCCAGCTGCGCAGCAACGACTTCCTGTTCCGCTGGCACGGCGGCAAGTTCATCATCCTCTGTCCGCACACGGACATCGACCGGGCGGCCATCGTGGCCGAGAAGATCCGCATGCTCGTGGGGCACAAGCTGTTCGGCGGCAAGGTCCGCATGTTCCTCTCCCTGGGCGTGGTCCAGGCCGAGGAGGAGGACACCGCCGAGACCCTCATGCAGCGGCTCCAGGCGGGCCTGGCCGCGTCCAAGAACGGCGGCCGGAACCAGGTCACCGTGGTCCGCGTCCCGCTCTTTTCCTACTGA
- a CDS encoding carbohydrate kinase family protein, which yields MQPILAVGLGEILWDVLPQGRLLGGAPANFAYHVNALGGAGVPVSRVGDDDLGREALSLLVCRGLNIDAVSLDPDHPTGTVDARVDAHGVATYVFPDDVAWDFLTLDKAALTLAANADAVCFGTLAQRAEVSRKAIHRFLAGADKALKVYDINLRQDFYTPERIAASLDAADVLKINDAELDTVTRLFDLPRGERPALHALMERHGLGLAVLTRGDRGSLLLAPDEVSDLPGEPVDVVDTIGAGDAFTAALVLGRLKGWPLDRINRHAARVAAWVCGQPGAMPEMPEKLRVD from the coding sequence ATGCAGCCGATACTCGCCGTGGGACTGGGGGAGATTCTCTGGGACGTCTTGCCGCAGGGCCGCCTGCTGGGCGGCGCGCCCGCCAACTTCGCCTATCACGTCAACGCCCTGGGCGGGGCCGGGGTGCCCGTGTCCAGGGTGGGCGACGACGACCTGGGCCGCGAGGCCCTGTCCCTGCTTGTCTGCCGGGGGCTGAACATCGACGCCGTGTCCCTGGACCCGGACCATCCCACGGGCACGGTGGACGCCCGGGTGGACGCCCACGGCGTGGCCACCTACGTCTTTCCCGACGACGTGGCCTGGGATTTCCTGACCCTGGACAAGGCCGCCCTGACCCTGGCCGCCAACGCGGACGCGGTCTGCTTCGGCACCCTGGCCCAGCGCGCCGAGGTCTCGCGCAAGGCGATCCACCGCTTCCTGGCCGGGGCGGACAAGGCCCTCAAGGTTTACGACATCAACCTGCGCCAGGATTTCTACACCCCGGAGCGCATCGCCGCCTCCCTGGACGCGGCCGACGTGCTCAAGATCAACGACGCGGAGCTCGACACCGTGACCCGGCTGTTCGACCTGCCGCGCGGCGAGCGGCCCGCCCTGCACGCGCTCATGGAGCGGCACGGGCTCGGCCTCGCGGTCCTCACGCGTGGCGACAGGGGCAGCCTGCTGCTCGCCCCGGACGAGGTTTCCGACCTGCCCGGCGAGCCCGTGGACGTGGTCGACACCATCGGGGCGGGCGACGCCTTCACTGCGGCCCTGGTCCTCGGCCGCCTCAAGGGATGGCCCCTGGACCGCATCAACCGCCATGCCGCCAGGGTGGCGGCCTGGGTCTGCGGCCAGCCCGGCGCCATGCCCGAGATGCCCGAGAAGCTGCGCGTGGACTAG